A genomic segment from Pseudosulfitobacter sp. DSM 107133 encodes:
- a CDS encoding ABC transporter ATP-binding protein has translation MTAAISARNLRKVYSGSPDVVALADASIDIVHNEFFTLLGPSGCGKTTLLRLIAGFEHPTSGSLTMHGADLTHQPPYKRPVNTVFQSYALFPHMTVAQNIGFGLEMLGKPRSEIKRTVGEMMELVKMTEMADRQTGQISGGQQQRVALARALAPRPKVLLLDEPLSALDFKLRKDMQLELKRLQMETGITFIFVTHDQEEALTMSDRIAVMSAGTIRQIGGPREIYDHPTERFVADFIGDTNFVPAEVAANNGTDAQVTLSSGKTVVAKMPEGEAMQGKVTLAVRPEHASIGPEADGLLPGRLAEIVYFGTDTHYHVALDDGTGFVVRRQNRPDEAAGFTTGDRIGVQFAPGVGQVLRD, from the coding sequence GTGACCGCAGCGATTAGTGCGCGCAATCTACGCAAAGTATACTCTGGATCGCCGGATGTCGTCGCGCTGGCCGACGCCAGTATCGACATTGTGCACAACGAATTTTTCACCCTTCTGGGGCCATCCGGGTGCGGCAAGACCACGTTGCTGCGCTTGATCGCAGGGTTTGAACATCCGACCTCTGGCAGCCTGACGATGCACGGTGCGGACCTGACGCACCAACCTCCCTACAAGCGGCCCGTGAACACAGTGTTTCAAAGCTATGCTTTGTTTCCGCATATGACGGTGGCGCAAAACATCGGCTTTGGCCTTGAGATGTTGGGAAAACCCAGGTCCGAAATCAAGCGGACCGTCGGCGAAATGATGGAACTGGTGAAGATGACCGAAATGGCCGACCGCCAGACGGGTCAGATTTCGGGTGGTCAACAGCAACGCGTGGCACTGGCCCGTGCGCTGGCCCCGCGCCCCAAGGTGCTGTTGCTGGACGAACCGCTCAGCGCACTGGATTTCAAGCTGCGCAAGGACATGCAGCTGGAATTGAAACGCTTGCAGATGGAAACCGGCATTACCTTTATCTTTGTCACCCACGATCAGGAAGAAGCGCTGACCATGTCTGATCGCATCGCGGTGATGAGTGCGGGCACCATCCGCCAGATCGGCGGGCCGCGTGAAATCTATGACCATCCGACCGAACGCTTTGTTGCCGATTTCATTGGCGATACCAACTTTGTCCCCGCCGAAGTCGCCGCAAACAACGGTACGGATGCGCAGGTCACCCTGTCGTCGGGCAAGACGGTCGTCGCCAAGATGCCCGAGGGTGAGGCCATGCAGGGCAAGGTCACGCTGGCTGTGCGCCCCGAACATGCCAGCATCGGCCCCGAGGCCGACGGGCTGTTGCCCGGCAGGCTGGCCGAGATCGTCTATTTCGGCACCGACACCCATTACCATGTGGCGCTGGATGACGGCACCGGATTTGTCGTGCGACGCCAGAACCGCCCCGACGAAGCGGCAGGCTTTACCACCGGCGACCGGATCGGCGTGCAGTTCGCACCCGGTGTTGGTCAGGTTCTGAGGGACTGA
- a CDS encoding methyl-accepting chemotaxis protein, with amino-acid sequence MGVFAFREARSALIAEGEDRIRLATAARRQEVSEWFDAALSDIAFQSTSPNVVNALRSFDGAWAALGDDADTYLRDVFIVQNPAEATQRDTLIYPKDRSAYSRNHKKYHEFFQSIAHKNGFEDVYLLDRDGRVLYSVFKLDDFAQVTPPSALGDALDRAIAVPEGSAVLLPFQPYPAGAASSAMFASVVRDGGGSPIGAIAYRVSDERLSTILNRSAVLGAGTVTYLIAPDQTIQVKLGADTPLADPNSLHADRSLERSGAPNAELLVSHETIDVAGQPWQVISQTPLVDLIATANQLRTIMVQQGAIGMFFLALCGLLVARSMVRPLAQVRDSMATIGTGAYDVDVPVRTRRDEIGAIAQTLDEFRLSLLQAEATRRDIAVKNAALEASSAALMIVETDGTIAGMTPSAVRLFQGLQVEFIAACPDLDPNALIGIPLNDLSFIPQTTLDHIQLSEQFPLTAEATLGNEHLGIKINAIGTGNGENHGWVIEWTLITETRRKSALLDTIERHQLQAEFSPLGQLERSNDLFDAAVKQARAGAQWQDLIQSAEGLEWSHLLRGNRWSGQMTFCAPDGTQTVVDGSLTPVSDREGNVLTLALLGNDVTRSAAELQSAEAKRQDMQVAQARVVDTLRKAMAQLRDGNLTVTLNEPFSAEYEQLRQDFNRATRQLGAALREVSDSSVLMRAGSDDIAAASANLSGRAESQARALRETASALDRMTESVQTAAQSADTASQIVAQTRAEAEQNTAALADAEEAMTAILNSSSEIAHIISVIDDIAFQTNLLALNAGVEAARAGEAGRGFAVVASEVRALAQRSAEAASQINGLIAQSGDQVRNGVDRFRQTGAALTKIANSVTEMSDQVDAIARSSKSQSDGLGGINETLSGIDAATQENVAMFEQTTAASQSLLTRSEALLHTLALFETPQAAVHEDLKTKQAG; translated from the coding sequence ATGGGTGTTTTCGCCTTCAGAGAGGCGCGCTCGGCGTTGATCGCCGAAGGGGAGGATCGCATAAGGCTGGCAACAGCAGCACGGCGCCAGGAGGTTTCCGAATGGTTCGACGCAGCGCTTTCGGACATAGCATTTCAATCGACCAGCCCGAATGTGGTCAATGCCTTACGCTCGTTTGATGGCGCCTGGGCCGCTTTGGGCGATGACGCCGACACATACCTGCGCGACGTTTTTATTGTGCAAAACCCGGCGGAAGCGACGCAACGGGATACGCTGATATATCCCAAGGATAGATCGGCATATTCCCGCAATCACAAGAAATATCACGAATTTTTCCAGTCCATCGCGCATAAGAACGGGTTCGAGGACGTCTATCTTTTGGATCGCGACGGTCGTGTTCTGTACAGTGTGTTCAAACTGGATGACTTTGCTCAGGTCACACCACCATCAGCACTCGGCGATGCGCTGGATCGAGCAATTGCTGTGCCAGAGGGCAGTGCGGTTCTGTTGCCCTTTCAACCCTATCCGGCGGGCGCAGCATCGTCTGCCATGTTTGCCAGCGTTGTCCGGGACGGTGGCGGGTCGCCCATCGGGGCAATCGCATACCGGGTAAGTGATGAACGGCTGTCGACCATTCTGAACCGTTCGGCAGTCTTGGGGGCAGGCACGGTTACCTATCTGATTGCGCCAGACCAGACCATACAGGTCAAGTTGGGGGCGGATACACCCCTGGCCGATCCGAACAGCCTGCACGCCGACAGATCATTGGAACGCAGCGGCGCGCCCAATGCCGAATTGCTGGTCTCGCATGAAACAATCGACGTTGCGGGGCAGCCATGGCAGGTCATCTCGCAAACGCCGCTGGTCGATTTGATCGCAACTGCCAACCAACTGCGCACAATCATGGTCCAGCAGGGGGCTATCGGGATGTTTTTCCTGGCATTATGCGGGCTGCTTGTCGCACGTTCGATGGTACGCCCGCTGGCCCAGGTACGCGACAGTATGGCGACAATCGGAACCGGTGCATATGACGTTGACGTACCTGTCAGAACCCGCCGCGACGAAATTGGTGCAATCGCCCAAACACTGGACGAATTCCGCCTGTCCCTGCTACAGGCCGAAGCAACACGCCGCGACATCGCCGTAAAGAATGCCGCGCTCGAGGCCAGTTCGGCCGCGTTGATGATCGTTGAAACGGACGGCACGATTGCGGGCATGACACCGTCAGCTGTACGTCTGTTTCAGGGCTTGCAGGTCGAATTTATCGCGGCCTGCCCGGATCTGGACCCGAACGCATTGATAGGTATTCCCCTAAACGATTTGTCATTCATACCGCAAACGACACTGGATCATATACAGCTGTCTGAGCAGTTTCCGCTGACCGCGGAAGCGACGCTCGGGAATGAACATCTGGGGATCAAAATCAATGCAATAGGCACGGGCAATGGTGAAAATCACGGTTGGGTCATCGAATGGACTCTGATCACCGAGACCCGACGAAAATCGGCATTGCTCGACACGATCGAACGCCATCAGTTGCAAGCAGAGTTTTCCCCCCTCGGACAACTTGAGCGCAGCAACGACCTGTTTGATGCAGCTGTGAAACAGGCACGCGCCGGTGCGCAATGGCAGGATTTGATCCAAAGCGCCGAAGGGTTGGAGTGGTCGCACCTGTTGCGCGGCAATCGCTGGTCGGGCCAGATGACATTCTGTGCCCCCGACGGAACGCAAACCGTTGTGGACGGCAGCCTGACACCGGTATCCGACCGTGAGGGCAACGTTCTGACGCTTGCCTTGTTGGGCAATGACGTGACCCGTTCGGCCGCAGAACTACAATCTGCCGAAGCAAAACGCCAGGATATGCAGGTGGCACAGGCACGCGTGGTTGATACATTGCGCAAGGCAATGGCCCAGTTGCGCGACGGCAACCTGACAGTCACCCTGAACGAACCGTTCAGTGCCGAATACGAACAGCTGCGACAGGATTTCAACCGTGCAACCCGCCAGCTGGGCGCTGCGTTGCGTGAAGTGTCGGACAGCAGCGTTCTTATGCGGGCGGGATCGGATGACATTGCCGCCGCTTCGGCGAACCTGTCAGGGCGCGCAGAAAGCCAGGCACGGGCATTGCGCGAAACCGCCAGCGCTTTGGATCGCATGACGGAAAGTGTTCAGACCGCGGCGCAAAGCGCCGACACTGCCAGTCAGATCGTGGCCCAAACCCGTGCAGAAGCCGAGCAGAACACCGCAGCACTTGCAGATGCCGAAGAGGCAATGACAGCCATCCTGAATTCCAGTTCGGAAATCGCCCATATTATCTCGGTCATCGACGATATTGCCTTTCAAACCAATCTGCTGGCGCTGAACGCGGGCGTTGAAGCCGCGCGTGCTGGGGAAGCGGGGCGCGGCTTTGCCGTTGTGGCCTCCGAAGTACGCGCACTGGCCCAACGCAGCGCCGAGGCGGCTTCGCAAATCAACGGACTGATTGCGCAATCCGGTGATCAGGTTCGCAATGGTGTCGACAGATTTCGCCAGACAGGCGCAGCACTTACAAAAATTGCCAATTCCGTCACCGAGATGAGCGACCAGGTCGATGCCATCGCCCGCTCCAGCAAGTCACAGTCGGACGGGTTGGGGGGGATCAACGAAACGCTCAGCGGTATCGACGCAGCGACACAGGAAAACGTGGCAATGTTTGAACAAACCACGGCTGCAAGTCAGTCATTATTGACGCGATCCGAAGCGTTGCTGCACACACTGGCACTGTTCGAAACACCGCAGGCTGCGGTGCACGAAGACCTGAAAACAAAGCAGGCGGGTTGA
- a CDS encoding chemotaxis protein CheD, which yields MLLTVRRDADLTDNLVGVNAMEVLINELIKAGARRESLRAKAFGGARMVDGLSDIGESNAQFTLEFLAREGIVCDGHSFGGTNARNVRFWPATGRVLQRISSDRIVEPKPIVPAHQEGNDLELF from the coding sequence ATGTTGCTTACTGTGCGCCGCGACGCAGATCTGACCGACAACCTTGTTGGCGTCAATGCGATGGAGGTTTTGATCAATGAACTGATCAAAGCTGGCGCACGGCGTGAATCGCTTCGTGCCAAAGCCTTTGGTGGCGCACGCATGGTTGATGGATTATCGGACATTGGTGAATCCAATGCCCAGTTCACGCTTGAATTCCTCGCCCGCGAAGGCATCGTCTGCGACGGACATTCATTCGGCGGAACAAATGCGCGCAACGTTCGCTTCTGGCCTGCGACCGGCAGAGTGCTGCAACGGATTTCCAGCGACCGCATTGTCGAGCCCAAGCCAATAGTTCCGGCGCATCAAGAGGGTAATGATCTGGAGTTGTTCTGA
- a CDS encoding response regulator: MALRDQIRIMVVDDMSTSRGLITQALDGFGIQTVYTSDDGAAALVQLQRTPVHLVISDYNMPNMDGLNFLHHLRSQPATQKIGFILITGRAEQQIIDHGRKLGMNNYLKKPFEPIDLKRCIETVVGPL, translated from the coding sequence ATGGCTCTTCGTGACCAAATCCGGATCATGGTCGTCGACGATATGTCCACCAGCCGCGGTCTGATCACTCAGGCCTTGGACGGTTTTGGAATTCAGACGGTCTATACCTCAGATGATGGTGCCGCTGCATTGGTTCAGTTGCAACGCACTCCTGTCCATCTGGTAATTTCCGATTACAATATGCCCAATATGGATGGCTTGAATTTCTTGCATCACCTGCGCAGCCAGCCTGCGACACAGAAAATCGGCTTTATTCTGATCACCGGGCGCGCAGAGCAACAGATCATTGATCATGGCCGCAAGTTGGGTATGAACAATTACCTTAAAAAGCCGTTCGAACCCATTGACTTAAAACGGTGCATCGAAACTGTTGTAGGACCGCTATGA
- a CDS encoding protein-glutamate O-methyltransferase CheR, which translates to MMLPEDDTEVELSLATLEALHQVSYHAAGLILAPEKARMVQSRLRFRLRETGLTTFEAYLALVRSDAGASERRMMISALTTNVSHFFREPHHFEILADEILPLAQSQIKRGGRFRIWSAGCSNGQEAFSIVMHLLDRDPSLLNADFRILATDIDPKVISFARAAIYPDRMIEGIPENLRTRFMEPTLVKGQPAHKMIDTVRHLIRFKELNLMNAWPMSHVFDAIFCRNVVIYFDGPTQESLWPRFHAALAPQGRLFLGHSERVGNPDAVGFVISGPTTYSKSQSQKSSTSSTYDKQGKTNGSS; encoded by the coding sequence ATGATGTTGCCTGAAGATGACACTGAGGTCGAGCTGTCGTTGGCAACCCTCGAAGCGCTTCATCAAGTGTCATACCACGCGGCGGGCCTGATCCTTGCCCCGGAAAAAGCGCGCATGGTGCAGTCGCGCCTGCGTTTCCGTCTGAGAGAGACGGGACTCACAACATTCGAAGCATATCTGGCGCTGGTTCGTTCGGATGCTGGCGCCAGTGAGCGGCGTATGATGATTTCGGCACTGACAACGAATGTGTCGCATTTTTTTCGTGAACCGCACCACTTTGAAATACTCGCGGATGAAATTTTGCCCTTGGCGCAATCACAGATTAAACGCGGCGGACGGTTCCGAATTTGGTCTGCAGGTTGTTCCAACGGACAAGAGGCATTTTCGATTGTGATGCATTTGCTGGACCGAGATCCCAGTTTGTTAAATGCAGATTTTCGCATTCTGGCCACAGATATTGATCCAAAGGTTATTTCTTTTGCGCGTGCAGCAATTTACCCGGATCGGATGATCGAAGGCATACCTGAGAACTTGCGAACGCGCTTTATGGAACCGACTTTAGTCAAGGGACAGCCGGCCCATAAAATGATCGATACGGTCCGGCACCTGATACGTTTCAAAGAACTGAACCTGATGAACGCCTGGCCCATGAGTCACGTTTTTGATGCCATTTTTTGTCGCAATGTCGTCATCTACTTTGATGGGCCAACGCAAGAGTCGCTTTGGCCGCGATTTCATGCTGCTTTGGCACCCCAAGGTCGGTTGTTCCTTGGTCACTCCGAACGGGTGGGCAATCCAGATGCTGTTGGCTTTGTTATCTCGGGACCGACGACATATTCCAAATCACAATCTCAGAAATCCAGCACATCAAGCACTTACGACAAACAGGGGAAAACAAATGGCTCTTCGTGA
- a CDS encoding chemotaxis protein CheW: MSDIKSSTPVELLTFRLSDQEYSLDIMCVREIRGWTRTTPLPHAPSYMKGVINLRGTVLPVMDLAERLGLPPREHTDRNVIIVVKFEETMTGLLVDAVSDIIALTSSDLQPPPDAASAGGPGVIKALTLLDDRMIRVLELSEIVPTLQSDAA; the protein is encoded by the coding sequence ATGAGTGACATAAAATCCAGCACGCCCGTTGAACTCTTGACCTTTCGGTTGAGCGACCAGGAATATTCGCTCGACATCATGTGTGTCCGCGAAATCCGTGGCTGGACCCGTACCACCCCCCTGCCACATGCGCCCAGCTATATGAAGGGTGTCATTAACCTGCGTGGCACGGTGTTGCCTGTCATGGATCTGGCCGAACGGCTGGGTTTGCCACCCCGCGAGCATACGGACCGCAATGTTATCATAGTGGTCAAATTCGAGGAAACGATGACCGGCCTCTTGGTCGATGCAGTGTCGGATATCATTGCATTGACTTCAAGCGACCTGCAACCTCCGCCGGACGCTGCATCGGCCGGTGGCCCGGGTGTTATCAAAGCACTTACACTACTGGATGACCGGATGATCCGTGTTCTTGAGTTGTCCGAAATTGTGCCGACGCTACAAAGCGATGCAGCATGA
- a CDS encoding chemotaxis protein CheW encodes MGRLLLIADEAGSRAALIVDEIQDQRQVVIKGLDESFYRAPGIAAATILGDGQIALILDPSDIIAQAQGSTMAPAPNLMEMTS; translated from the coding sequence ATGGGGCGGTTACTGTTGATCGCTGACGAGGCTGGCAGTCGTGCGGCGCTGATCGTCGATGAAATTCAGGACCAGCGTCAGGTTGTTATCAAAGGTCTGGACGAAAGTTTTTACCGGGCCCCGGGGATCGCCGCGGCCACAATCCTCGGAGACGGACAGATCGCCCTGATCCTGGATCCTTCCGACATCATCGCACAGGCACAGGGCAGCACCATGGCCCCTGCCCCTAACCTGATGGAAATGACATCATGA
- a CDS encoding IS66 family transposase, translated as MSKHAENLPDDPAVLKAMIAALQAENAKISATLRVHDQLVQALRLRIAKLQKLAFGKSSEKIEREIEQLELALEDLLVAVAEGDEAPIDEGQDEPSPDTADAPALRRRPRVSDTTPRERRELDPGTCCPDCGGDLRVVGEDVSELLDMIAAQMKVIQIARIKKSCRRCERMVQEPAPSRPIPGSMAGPNLLAHVLVSKFDDHLPLYRQHEIFARMGADIPESTLVGWCGRAMKTLSPLIERIEADIMASDLLHADDTPIRVLDRSLRDKGLGKGVKQGRIWAYVRDQRPWAGASPPGAVYRFAPDWKEEHVLGHLANARGILQADGYKGYAKLYEPDPDGTRRLREAACWAHLRRDFHDFWASTKSEIAREALDRIGKFYDIERDINGQPADVRYATRQKLSRPQVEAFFVWSEQQLLRIPGKSDLAKAFRYGLSRQEAFSLFLTDGRVAIDNNPAERALRPIGIGRKNWLFAGADTGAETLARAMTIIETAKLNGLDPLAYLADIFDRIHDHKINRLDELLPWNWVPLATAQSKAA; from the coding sequence ATGTCGAAACACGCCGAAAACCTCCCCGATGACCCCGCTGTGTTGAAGGCGATGATCGCGGCTTTGCAAGCGGAGAATGCCAAGATATCGGCTACGTTGCGGGTTCATGACCAGCTGGTTCAGGCGCTTCGCCTGCGGATCGCCAAGTTGCAGAAACTGGCCTTTGGCAAATCCTCGGAAAAGATCGAGCGCGAGATCGAACAGTTGGAACTGGCGCTGGAAGATTTATTGGTCGCGGTGGCTGAAGGCGATGAAGCCCCCATCGACGAAGGGCAGGATGAACCGTCACCAGACACTGCTGATGCGCCCGCTTTGCGCCGCCGACCACGGGTTTCGGATACGACCCCGCGCGAGCGTCGTGAACTGGACCCCGGCACCTGCTGCCCTGACTGCGGCGGCGACCTGCGCGTGGTAGGCGAGGATGTCAGCGAATTGCTGGACATGATCGCCGCCCAGATGAAGGTGATCCAGATCGCCCGGATCAAGAAATCCTGTCGCCGTTGTGAGCGGATGGTGCAGGAACCGGCCCCCAGCCGTCCGATCCCGGGCAGCATGGCAGGGCCGAACCTGCTCGCACATGTGCTGGTCTCGAAGTTTGACGACCACCTTCCGTTATATCGCCAACACGAGATCTTCGCGCGAATGGGGGCAGACATTCCCGAAAGCACGCTGGTAGGCTGGTGTGGCCGCGCCATGAAAACCCTGTCGCCGCTGATCGAGCGGATCGAGGCTGACATCATGGCCAGCGACCTGCTGCATGCGGACGACACACCCATCCGGGTGCTGGATCGCTCTTTGCGCGACAAGGGGCTTGGCAAAGGGGTTAAACAAGGCCGGATCTGGGCCTATGTGCGCGATCAACGCCCTTGGGCGGGGGCATCGCCACCGGGTGCTGTCTATCGCTTTGCGCCAGACTGGAAGGAAGAGCATGTTCTCGGCCATCTGGCCAACGCCCGCGGCATCCTTCAGGCTGACGGCTACAAGGGTTATGCCAAGCTCTATGAGCCTGACCCCGATGGCACGCGGCGTTTACGCGAGGCGGCCTGTTGGGCTCACCTGCGCCGAGACTTCCACGATTTTTGGGCCTCGACCAAGTCCGAGATCGCCCGCGAGGCACTCGACCGGATCGGCAAGTTCTACGATATTGAACGAGACATCAACGGTCAGCCCGCTGACGTCCGTTATGCGACGCGTCAAAAGCTCAGCCGCCCACAAGTCGAGGCCTTCTTTGTCTGGTCCGAACAACAGCTTCTGCGCATCCCGGGTAAAAGCGACCTGGCCAAAGCCTTCCGCTACGGCCTCAGTCGACAGGAGGCCTTCAGCCTATTTCTGACCGATGGACGTGTGGCCATCGACAACAACCCTGCTGAACGTGCCCTGCGACCGATTGGAATTGGACGTAAGAATTGGTTATTTGCAGGGGCAGATACCGGTGCGGAAACCTTGGCCCGCGCTATGACCATCATCGAAACGGCCAAGCTCAACGGCCTTGACCCGCTGGCCTATCTGGCTGACATCTTCGACCGTATCCACGATCACAAGATCAACCGGCTGGATGAACTGCTGCCGTGGAATTGGGTGCCGCTGGCAACTGCACAATCAAAGGCCGCCTGA
- the tnpB gene encoding IS66 family insertion sequence element accessory protein TnpB (TnpB, as the term is used for proteins encoded by IS66 family insertion elements, is considered an accessory protein, since TnpC, encoded by a neighboring gene, is a DDE family transposase.) has product MIGPGTGVRVYLACGVTDMRKGIAGLAALTQDVLRQKPTSGAVFAFRGRRGDRIKLLFWDGQGFCLYYKVLERGRFPWPNAQDGAMRLTSAQLAMLWEGIDWRRPDWGAPPARVG; this is encoded by the coding sequence ATGATCGGCCCGGGCACCGGTGTGCGTGTGTATCTGGCCTGCGGTGTCACGGATATGCGCAAGGGGATCGCAGGGCTGGCGGCGCTGACCCAGGACGTGTTGCGACAAAAGCCTACCAGTGGGGCGGTGTTTGCGTTTCGAGGCCGTCGGGGTGACCGGATCAAGCTTCTGTTCTGGGATGGGCAAGGGTTTTGCCTCTATTACAAGGTGCTCGAACGAGGCCGTTTCCCTTGGCCAAATGCCCAGGATGGGGCGATGCGGCTGACCTCGGCGCAGCTTGCGATGTTGTGGGAAGGGATCGACTGGCGGCGTCCCGATTGGGGTGCTCCGCCGGCGCGCGTGGGGTGA
- a CDS encoding transposase, with translation MRGEILGAERRRFWHDDDKLEIVGSVGIAGASVTQVAQRHEIKRQQIYAWRHELKKKGLWSPDAGALFLPLDMPVTAGVPVAQAPVAELPPPVAVELRLRGGRSLHFESTVDPAALSGLIRAVEGA, from the coding sequence ATGCGTGGCGAAATTCTTGGGGCGGAGCGGCGACGCTTTTGGCATGACGACGACAAGCTTGAGATTGTCGGGTCGGTTGGGATTGCCGGGGCGAGCGTGACGCAGGTTGCGCAGCGCCATGAGATTAAGCGACAACAGATTTACGCGTGGCGACATGAACTGAAGAAAAAAGGCTTGTGGTCGCCCGATGCCGGGGCGCTTTTCTTGCCGTTGGACATGCCCGTGACTGCAGGGGTGCCGGTGGCGCAGGCACCGGTCGCTGAACTGCCGCCTCCAGTTGCTGTTGAATTGCGCCTGCGTGGCGGGCGCAGTTTGCATTTTGAAAGCACGGTCGATCCGGCTGCGCTGTCGGGCCTGATCCGCGCGGTGGAAGGGGCATGA